A single region of the Bacillota bacterium genome encodes:
- a CDS encoding type II secretion system protein, which yields MGQLFRKKIFNQVKAACKAEYGFTLVEILIAIVILTMIVFAFTPLLVGSIERIQYAGDKSEALYESQSEIEVAIAEKDPLILWAGEALEFIFEDDEGNSTTISVKGDYADVEKSVKEASAWLSGFVPYIPWMQIEPSLIVEGYRSNLDANGMDILITIHGKDDLEGIAISEIDGIYIYDKNNFFVTKILAEDNILIGESGADFSFQLPPGLKTNDTPHIISLAWDEESAETTITYTISTRLYVDLPEALAVSSGQDLLISSDIIETWKFRNKMTGAGELRGATWTGFEYVFIGSSSSGKIGIWREREAPRFISGTSGYGNLNSVVYGGGRLVAVGDDGFIVTSTNATDWSSEVVITADGLSLKAVEWDNNANEFITVGTDGAFFSSSNGIDWVTEDIADPTGVNLHGAAYHGSDWIAVGEKSGDAVIYNSSLNDWDYVTIVESNLNQQLNDVISVSESDETLGINNILIAVGNGGTIITSIDDGQTWESHTPINPDTNSESPITANLRAIDYGYVTTTTGEGENEVVDTTIHFIIVGDNGTIIRGTGSDISKWYLLTGHGITSNISGVAPKWLKE from the coding sequence ATGGGTCAGTTATTTCGAAAAAAGATTTTCAATCAAGTTAAAGCTGCCTGTAAAGCTGAATATGGATTTACCCTGGTTGAGATACTAATTGCCATTGTTATCTTAACAATGATAGTTTTTGCTTTTACGCCCTTGCTGGTAGGAAGTATAGAACGTATCCAATATGCCGGTGACAAAAGTGAGGCTTTGTATGAAAGTCAATCTGAAATAGAAGTAGCAATTGCTGAGAAAGATCCGCTGATATTATGGGCAGGTGAAGCATTAGAATTTATTTTTGAAGACGATGAAGGAAATTCCACAACTATTTCAGTAAAAGGTGATTATGCAGATGTTGAAAAATCAGTTAAAGAGGCCAGCGCATGGTTAAGCGGTTTTGTTCCATATATACCCTGGATGCAGATTGAACCATCGCTTATAGTTGAGGGGTATCGGAGCAATTTAGACGCAAATGGTATGGATATATTGATTACAATCCATGGGAAAGACGATTTAGAAGGTATTGCAATATCCGAAATAGATGGCATCTATATATATGATAAAAATAATTTTTTTGTAACTAAAATATTAGCCGAAGACAACATTCTGATTGGGGAAAGTGGTGCTGATTTTTCGTTTCAATTACCTCCAGGACTCAAAACAAATGATACTCCTCATATTATTAGCTTGGCCTGGGATGAAGAATCAGCGGAAACAACGATAACATATACAATAAGTACTCGATTGTATGTTGACTTACCAGAAGCTCTTGCAGTGAGTTCTGGACAGGATCTATTAATTTCAAGCGATATTATTGAAACATGGAAATTCAGAAATAAAATGACCGGTGCAGGTGAACTCAGAGGTGCCACCTGGACCGGATTTGAATACGTGTTTATCGGATCCAGCAGCAGTGGTAAAATTGGGATTTGGAGAGAACGTGAAGCTCCAAGGTTTATATCCGGAACATCCGGATATGGGAATTTGAACTCGGTTGTTTATGGTGGAGGTAGACTTGTTGCGGTTGGTGATGACGGCTTTATTGTTACCTCTACAAATGCAACTGATTGGAGCAGTGAAGTGGTTATTACAGCTGACGGCCTGAGCTTAAAAGCCGTAGAATGGGATAACAATGCAAATGAATTCATTACAGTTGGGACTGATGGAGCATTTTTCAGCTCTTCAAACGGTATTGACTGGGTAACAGAAGATATTGCAGACCCTACTGGGGTGAATCTTCACGGCGCTGCATATCATGGTTCAGATTGGATTGCTGTAGGAGAAAAATCAGGGGATGCTGTTATTTATAATAGTTCATTGAATGATTGGGACTATGTAACAATAGTTGAGAGTAATCTTAATCAGCAGTTGAATGATGTAATTTCAGTATCGGAATCGGATGAAACTTTAGGTATTAATAATATATTAATTGCTGTGGGGAATGGAGGAACTATTATTACTTCAATTGATGATGGGCAAACTTGGGAATCCCATACCCCCATCAATCCTGACACTAATTCTGAGAGCCCGATCACAGCAAATTTAAGAGCCATTGACTACGGGTATGTAACAACAACGACAGGCGAGGGTGAAAATGAGGTTGTAGACACGACCATTCACTTTATTATTGTCGGCGATAACGGGACTATCATAAGAGGTACAGGAAGTGACATTTCGAAGTGGTATTTATTAACCGGACATGGCATTACCAGTAATATTTCAGGAGTTGCGCCAAAATGGTTAAAAGAGTAG
- a CDS encoding prepilin-type N-terminal cleavage/methylation domain-containing protein: MVKRVASNNQNGFMLVELLIALALLGVVLALGYMFFNFGTQAFNIGERRAIAQQAARITSDFITSELRFAKEIEINPDEAEMVNGYWYFYLSEDNSIIYRDQNENERIMADSLADDMLYSIYFTSNVPDDVVIFLTGADVDMDSIIAVEDLDNINVEEVDGLYLLMTRVQALNLELYRAYGPNESMIKLNGEGGTTIKYLKSIRD; the protein is encoded by the coding sequence ATGGTTAAAAGAGTAGCAAGCAATAATCAAAATGGTTTTATGCTGGTAGAGTTATTAATTGCTCTTGCTCTACTGGGAGTTGTGCTGGCACTTGGATATATGTTTTTTAACTTTGGCACTCAAGCTTTTAATATCGGAGAACGCCGGGCGATTGCTCAACAGGCAGCGAGAATAACTTCGGATTTTATCACTTCAGAACTCCGGTTTGCCAAAGAGATTGAGATCAATCCTGATGAAGCAGAAATGGTTAATGGATATTGGTATTTTTATCTTTCAGAAGATAATTCGATCATTTATCGTGATCAAAACGAAAATGAGAGGATTATGGCTGATAGTTTAGCAGACGACATGCTTTATAGCATATATTTCACCAGTAATGTACCGGATGATGTGGTAATCTTTTTAACTGGCGCTGATGTTGATATGGACTCGATTATTGCAGTCGAGGATCTGGATAATATCAATGTTGAAGAAGTTGATGGGCTATATTTATTAATGACCAGGGTACAGGCGCTTAATCTTGAGCTATACAGGGCTTACGGACCAAATGAATCTATGATAAAACTTAATGGCGAAGGTGGAACTACCATCAAGTATTTAAAGTCTATCAGGGATTAA